A genome region from Littorina saxatilis isolate snail1 linkage group LG16, US_GU_Lsax_2.0, whole genome shotgun sequence includes the following:
- the LOC138951305 gene encoding uncharacterized protein gives MIFCGKKANYQFPFKFQNQKLDHVSSFKYLGLTFNFNGNFKVGIKLLKDQARKAMMSLLRKSRQLDLPIKTQLELFQTLVTPILTYSCEVWGYTGIEIIETLQLEFCKYLLHLKKSTPNCMVYGETGQYPLYIYWTKACNECSKADNYSLFKMNFHYESYLDKLPNCYKIALTKFRTSNHKLPIEKGRYTNLPKYERVCTKCNLNRVGDEFHFLLECPALAEIREKFIPPHFRQHPNFFKYSNLMTTPNRKKLLNLGKFVAEGFKLYK, from the exons ATGATTTTCTGTGGAAAGAAAGCAAACTACCAGTTTCCCTTTAAGTTCCAAAACCAGAAACTTGATCATGTCTCATCGTTTAAGTACCTCGGCTtaacatttaattttaatgGAAACTTCAAAGTAGGCATTAAACTTCTTAAAGATCAAGCCCGAAAAGCAATGATGTCCCTCCTTAGAAAGAGTAGACAACTGGATCTCCCAATCAAAACCCAGCTGGAACTTTTCCAAACACTAGTCACACCTATCTTGACCTATAGTTGTGAAGTATGGGGTTACACAGGAATAGAAATAATTGAAACTCTCCAACTTGAATTCTGCAAGTACTTACTACACCTGAAAAAGTCCACACCAAACTGCATGGTCTATGGGGAAACTGGACAGTATCCCTTGTATATAT ACTGGACCAAGGCCTGTAATGAATGCAGTAAGGCTGATAATTATTCACTCTTCAAGATGAATTTTCATTATGAGAGCTATCTCGATAAACTACCTAATTGCTACAAAATCGCTCTAACAAAATTTAGAACGAGTAACCACAAGCTTCCAATTGAGAAAGGCAGATACACCAACCTCCCAAAGTATgaaagagtctgcacaaagtgcAACCTAAATAGAGTTGGAGACGAATTTCACTTTCTTTTGGAATGCCCTGCCTTAGCTGAAATCCGTGAGAAATTCATTCCCCCTCATTTTAGACAACATCCCAACTTTTTCAAGTATTCTAATCTCATGACCACCCCGAATCGAAAAAAGCTGCTAAACCTGGGTAAATTTGTGGCAGAGGGCTTTAAACTTTATAAGTAA